The proteins below come from a single Acetomicrobium sp. S15 = DSM 107314 genomic window:
- a CDS encoding IclR family transcriptional regulator, translating to MGEQNTRLVGMPIRRALRVLSSFSLEASVLGVSEIARKTGLPKSTVHWLLRILEQEGFVCQDTKTLKYRLGIKLFHLGTVAKSAINLDYVSQSVMERLRDTTQETVNLYVLDGYDRVCIKQAEGLHLVRQAVRVGQKVPAYCGAASKVLLAWQPEEFIEEIIAITKLKPLTKNTISDPYLFRTELAKVRRQGYAVSFGERDVDVVAVAAPIFDEEDKIIAALSVSGPASRFEITQETIEEAKNAAVEISHHIGATMDDMRAVSLS from the coding sequence ATGGGGGAGCAAAATACGAGACTGGTAGGTATGCCAATACGTAGAGCTTTGCGAGTGCTTTCTTCGTTTTCGCTCGAGGCGTCCGTCTTGGGAGTCAGCGAAATTGCGAGAAAGACCGGTTTGCCTAAGAGCACGGTGCATTGGTTATTGCGAATACTCGAACAAGAAGGTTTCGTATGTCAGGACACAAAAACGCTCAAGTATCGCTTAGGTATTAAACTTTTTCATCTAGGCACCGTGGCAAAAAGTGCCATAAATTTGGATTATGTTTCACAATCTGTAATGGAGAGGTTGCGTGACACGACTCAGGAAACGGTGAACCTTTACGTTCTTGATGGTTACGATCGTGTCTGTATAAAACAAGCTGAAGGATTACACCTGGTGCGGCAGGCTGTTCGCGTGGGACAAAAAGTTCCTGCATATTGCGGCGCTGCGAGCAAAGTGCTCTTAGCGTGGCAGCCTGAAGAATTTATAGAGGAAATTATTGCCATCACAAAACTTAAACCCCTTACTAAAAATACTATAAGCGATCCTTATTTGTTTAGGACTGAATTAGCAAAAGTTCGTAGGCAAGGATACGCAGTAAGCTTTGGCGAGCGGGATGTTGACGTTGTGGCAGTCGCTGCGCCTATATTTGATGAAGAAGATAAAATAATAGCTGCGTTAAGTGTAAGTGGACCAGCATCGCGATTTGAGATAACACAAGAAACAATAGAAGAAGCAAAAAACGCTGCTGTTGAAATCTCACACCATATAGGTGCAACCATGGATGACATGAGGGCAGTGTCTCTAAGCTAA
- a CDS encoding TAXI family TRAP transporter solute-binding subunit produces MIRKSMVGILLAATLVFAVAGISCASEFARIGTSTVGGGFYLIGNTIAQLGNSVKNGINYTAVTGGSAKNLVALEKKDMEFGLSQSATTYEAWNGIGSFEGRPLKQIRFVTAIYPMPAHILVNGDDIKSIADLKGKRVDYGSIGQGIETNCRIILGAYGIKDEDIKIDRYGRSEVVEALQTGAVQGHVWLTTYPNAQVEDMLTKNVRLLPIDPEQRAMILEQNPFFIPSVIPAGTYKGYDQDIPTIAAVGALFTYADMKEDVVYKTVKMMYENVQFLKDRLPNYFAEFSIENALNGCIMDIHPGALRYYKEVGLLK; encoded by the coding sequence ATGATTCGCAAAAGCATGGTGGGGATTCTGTTGGCAGCAACGCTTGTGTTTGCGGTTGCAGGGATTTCGTGTGCGTCTGAGTTTGCTCGCATTGGGACCAGTACCGTAGGCGGTGGCTTTTATTTGATCGGTAATACCATCGCCCAGTTGGGAAATTCTGTAAAAAATGGCATTAATTATACGGCCGTTACTGGTGGCTCAGCAAAAAATTTGGTTGCTCTTGAGAAAAAAGATATGGAATTTGGCCTGTCTCAATCTGCAACAACATATGAGGCGTGGAACGGCATCGGTAGTTTTGAGGGGCGCCCCCTCAAACAGATTCGTTTTGTAACGGCAATTTATCCTATGCCTGCTCATATTCTTGTCAATGGTGACGACATCAAAAGCATTGCCGATTTGAAAGGCAAGCGGGTTGACTATGGTTCTATCGGTCAGGGCATCGAAACTAACTGCCGCATCATCCTCGGCGCTTATGGAATAAAAGACGAAGATATAAAGATTGATCGTTATGGCCGTTCTGAAGTTGTGGAGGCTCTCCAGACTGGTGCTGTGCAAGGCCACGTCTGGCTTACCACTTATCCCAACGCGCAGGTTGAGGATATGCTCACTAAAAACGTGCGTCTTTTACCCATTGATCCAGAGCAACGCGCCATGATCTTAGAACAAAATCCCTTCTTTATTCCCTCAGTCATTCCTGCAGGCACCTATAAGGGTTACGATCAGGACATTCCTACAATTGCAGCGGTAGGAGCCTTGTTTACTTACGCAGATATGAAGGAAGATGTAGTTTACAAGACCGTTAAGATGATGTATGAGAATGTACAGTTTTTAAAAGACCGGCTTCCCAATTACTTTGCTGAATTCAGCATTGAGAACGCCCTTAATGGTTGTATCATGGATATTCATCCCGGTGCTTTGAGATATTATAAAGAAGTTGGTCTGCTTAAGTAG
- a CDS encoding isocitrate lyase/phosphoenolpyruvate mutase family protein, which yields MRKTTLLKKLINDPEILVMPGAYDVLSARLIEVSGFKAVQCSGFGFAASYLGLPDIGILSGTQMLDITRNICSAVDIPVMADGDNGFGNAVNTYYTVREFEAAGAAGINLEDQISPKRCGHITGKQCISADEMVLKIKAAREAAKDPDFVINARTDAYTVYGIDEAIRRGNMYAKSGADLIFVEAVDSVEGIKRVIKEIDAPVSINLLQGGRTPLVTIQELQEWGAARVSIPVTAVMAAACGVKQALEYIKAKGTIKDIPNVLTFEEFTELVRLDKIRDLESRYLTEDEIAFRYRDRGGLEKAKAERH from the coding sequence GTGCGCAAAACTACATTATTAAAAAAACTGATAAATGATCCTGAAATTCTTGTGATGCCGGGAGCATACGATGTGCTTTCAGCTCGTTTGATAGAAGTGTCAGGCTTTAAAGCGGTACAGTGTTCTGGATTTGGTTTCGCCGCCTCTTATTTGGGGCTACCCGATATTGGCATTTTAAGTGGGACTCAAATGTTAGACATCACACGCAATATATGCAGTGCAGTTGATATACCCGTCATGGCCGATGGCGATAATGGATTCGGTAACGCGGTTAATACTTATTATACTGTCCGCGAGTTTGAAGCAGCAGGGGCTGCGGGAATTAATTTGGAAGACCAGATAAGTCCCAAAAGGTGTGGACATATTACGGGAAAACAGTGCATATCCGCTGATGAAATGGTGCTTAAAATCAAAGCAGCACGTGAGGCTGCTAAAGACCCTGATTTTGTGATCAACGCCCGAACTGATGCATATACAGTTTATGGGATTGACGAAGCAATTCGTCGTGGCAACATGTATGCAAAATCAGGGGCCGACTTGATATTTGTTGAGGCTGTCGATTCAGTAGAGGGGATTAAGCGCGTGATAAAAGAAATAGACGCCCCTGTCTCGATTAATTTACTTCAAGGCGGCAGAACCCCACTTGTGACAATCCAAGAGCTTCAAGAGTGGGGCGCGGCAAGGGTTAGCATTCCTGTAACTGCTGTTATGGCTGCTGCCTGTGGTGTAAAGCAAGCGCTTGAGTATATCAAGGCGAAGGGAACCATCAAAGACATCCCCAACGTTCTGACTTTTGAGGAGTTTACTGAATTGGTTAGGCTTGACAAAATTCGCGACCTCGAGTCTCGTTATTTGACTGAGGATGAGATAGCATTTCGCTATAGAGATCGTGGAGGCTTGGAAAAAGCGAAGGCCGAGCGCCATTAA